In Lotus japonicus ecotype B-129 chromosome 5, LjGifu_v1.2, one genomic interval encodes:
- the LOC130719387 gene encoding protein FAR1-RELATED SEQUENCE 4-like: MSLICIILIRYSLHKFLHALFALFMPCFMPYALFILKQRFPLKDDLMKWVRDISMANNFVLVTTKSDSGAKGRKEYVILGCEKHGAYIPYREPDLVEGTSTQKTGCPFRLKGRRTKDDKGWWLKVMDGRHIHLAAESLVGHNYAGRLNSEAKEDVINQAKTWVPPRKMLASLKEKDPSNLTTIQQIYGVCKRFRQSVRGSLTEIQYLLKKLDGEKYVHFERNEPGSEVIRDIFWAHPNAVKLFNTFPYVVIMDCTYKTSKYKLPLLEIVGLTSTDKTYSIAFCYIGSETTEDYIWALECMKSLISDQSRLPRVIVTDRDLALLSAASQSLPTTTHLLCLWHINKCVLAKCKEYVGTDDFAQEVMDKWAELVDAPTVPEFEAHWIELFNMCKHKHKLKFATYCSTTWLVHKQKFAKAWTNHVMHFGTTTSNRAEGAHASLKLMLRNSKGNPHQGR; this comes from the exons atgtctctcatttgtatcatactgatcaggtactcattgcacaaatttttgcatgctttgtttgctttgtttatgccttgttttatgccttatgccttgtttatcctgaaacagcgtttccctttgaaagatgatcttatgaaatgggttcgcgacatttctatggcaaataattttgttttggtgacaacaaagtctgatagtggtgcgaagggaagaaaagaatatgtcattctggggtgtgagaagcatggtgcgtatattccctacagagaaccggatcttgttgaaggaacgtcaacacaaaagacaggttgtccttttaggctaaaaggacgacgtacgaaagatgataaaggttggtggttgaaggtgatggacggtagacacatccatctcgcagctgagtcactagttggccacaattacgctggtagactgaatagtgaggcgaaggaggacgtgataaatcaggctaagacttgggttccacctagaaagatgttggcgtccttgaaggaaaaagatccttcaaacttgactaccatccaacaaatttatggtgtttgcaagcggttcagacaatccgttcgtgggtcactgacagagatacaatacttgttgaagaagttggacggtgagaagtatgttcacttcgaacgaaatgaacccggatcggaagtgattagagatatattttgggctcatccgaatgccgtcaaacttttcaacacattcccatatgtagtgatcatggattgcacatacaagaccagcaaatacaaactacccttgctcgagattgttggcctgacctccacggataaaacatactcaatagcattctgttacattggcagtgagaccacagaggactacatttgggcattggagtgtatgaagtctctgatTTCCGACCAATCCAGGTTGCCTAGAGTGATTGTGACGGACAGAGATCTTgctttattgagtgctgcttcacaaagccttcccaccaccacccatttactatgcttgtggcacatcaacaagtgtgttttggcaaagtgcaaagagtatgttggcacggatgattttgctcaagaggttatggacaagtgggccgaattggtagatgctccaacagttccagaatttgaagctcattggattgaattgtttaacatgtgcaagcataaacacaagttgaaatttgccacttattgttctactacatggttggtccacaagcagaaatttgccaaggcatggacaaatcatgtgatgcattttggaacaacaacaagtaacag ggctgaaggtgcacatgccagcttgaagttgatgttgCGGAACAGTAAGGGTAACCCGCACCAAGGCAGGTGA